TCGGTAGCGACCATCCACATCTTGATAAAGATTAGGCGCGAGCATGGTGTGGTACAGCGAAGTGTAAAAATTAGTTTTGTAATCTGAGTTTTCACTTTCTACAACAATTTTTTCCAGCTGACGCTCCCAAGTGGATTGTGCTTCTTGCTTTACTTGGTCAAAGGTTTTGTTTCCTATTTCGGTTTCTAGGTTCTTTCGCGCCCCAGCTTCATCTACGGCAGATATTCCGATTTTTATGATGATTTCTTCATTCTTGGGATTGTCAAACTGCAATGCAGCTTTATGTGATGTCGCTCCGTTCTTAGTCCTTCTTGGTTGTTTTAGATATTTGAAAGTATGCGATGTTTTGATATAATAAAACAACTTTTGGTTGCTAGCCCAAGCCTTGGAATGTCTGTGTCCAGAGAGTTCTGTGCTAGAGAGTGTGTCTATTTTAGTACTTAGTACCTCATCACGATGTTCAAGATCTAAAATCACAAAGTTTTTTAAAGAGTCCGCTTTCGCGAAAGCGTACTTATGCACACCGCTACGAGCAGCAACAGTAAGTGCGACGTCTATGTTTGAGTTGTCTAGATGTACACTATAATATCCCGGTTGTGCTACTTCATTATCATGCGTAAAATGATCCCGATACCCAGGTTTTCCATCTGCACCATTATTAAACATTATGGAAGTAGAAGGCATCAAGAGGATATCTCCATAGTCTGAAACTCCCGTCCCACTTAAATGTGTGTGGCTGAAGCCATAGATAAACTCATCATCATAATGATACCCAGAACAACCGTCCCAGCCATCAAGGCGTGTGTCTGGACTAAGTTGCATCATTCCAAAAGGCATGGTCGCCCCAGGGTAGGTGTGACCGTGACCGCCTGTACCTATAAAAGGATTTACATAGCCTATGAGGTCTTGGTCTTTTTGAGCGGGAGTAACCTCTGTAATATGCTCGCAACTAGTGATAATAAGTAGGAGAAGAAAAAGAGAGAGTAGGTAACGCATTGATATGGTAGGTTTGTGTCTAAGATACAGAAAAGCAGTAATTCTTTAAACCGACTTTTACATTAAAGAAAGGGCACATATGGTTTAGTATCTTTAAAAAATGAAATTAGAAATCTGTGCAAACTCGTTTGAAAGTGCTCTGGATGCTCAAGATGCAGGAGCACATCGTATTGAACTTTGTCAAGAGCTGTCACTTGGAGGTATTACTCCTAGTCATGGTTTGATAGAGAAAGTGATGCAAGAACTAGAGATTCCTGTGTTTGTACTCATAAGGCCAAGATCTGGAGATTTTATGTACTCGGAAGCAGAGTTTGATGTGATGTTGCGGGATATTGCTTTCGCGAAAGCGCAAGGTGCTCAAGGAATAGTTTCTGGAATATTAAACATAGATTTTACAATTGACGCAGACAGGACTAAACAATTAATCGTGGAATGTGGCGAACTACCTTTCACCTTTCATCGTGCTTTTGATTGGACGCCTGATGTTCTTGCTGCCTTAGAGCTGCTCATAGATATGGGAGCTCAGAGGATTTTAACTTCTGGAATGAATGTTAATGTGAATGAAGGTTATGAAACCTTGGTGCAATTGCTAGCTGCGGCTAGAAATCGTATAGGTATTTTACCTGGCGGAGGAATTTCTGTTGATAATATTATGAAATTTAAGAACGCAGGTTTTAGCGAAGTGCATGGTAGTTTGAGTAGTAGTGCGTTTGGATATAATCATGCTATAAAAATGCATTCGCTAGCAGGTCATGAAAATAACTTACTTCAAACCTCTGATGTTTTTAAAATAAAGGCACTCTTAAATATGCTATAAAAAAAAGGGTGCAGTTTTAAAACTGCACCCTTTGATATTAATTATTATAGTTGATGATTAATCATTCAACTTAAGAACCGCCATAAATGCTTCTTGTGGAATTTCTACATTACCCACGGCACGCATACGCTTCTTACCTTTCTTTTGTTTTTCTAGTAGCTTACGCTTACGAGAGATATCTCCACCATAACACTTAGCCGTTACATCCTTACGAAGTGCTTTAACCGTCTCACGAGAGATGATTTTAGCCCCAATAGCTGCTTGTATTGGAATGTCAAACTGCTGGCGTGGTATTAATTCTCTTAATTTCTCACACATACGCTTACCTATATCGTATGCATTGTCTTGGTGCAATAACGCAGATAATGCATCTACCGCTTGCCCGTTGAGGAGTACATCAACTTTTACAAGTTTTGAAGCGCGTAATCCTATAGGAGAGTAATCAAAAGAAGCATACCCTTTTGATACTGTTTTAAGACGATCATAGAAGTCAAAAACAATCTCTGCAAGTGGCATGTCAAAATTAAGTTCTACCCTTTCTGTAGTTAGGTATGTCTGGCTTACAATCTGTCCTCTTTTTTCAATACATAAAGACATTACAGGTCCCACAAAATCAGATTTTGTAATGATAGTTGCTTTAATGAAAGGTTCTTCTACACGGTTTAAAGAAGAAGGTTCAGGAAGATCTGAAGGATTATTTACTAGAATAATCTCTTCAGGGTTTTTATGTGTAAAGGCATGGTAAGACACGTTAGGTACCGTAGTGATAACCGTCATGTCAAATTCACGCTCAAGACGTTCTTGTATGATTTCTAGGTGAAGCATTCCAAGGAATCCACAACGGAAACCAAAACCTAGTGCTGCCGAACTCTCTGGCTCAAAAACTAGAGAAGCATCATTAAGTTGTAGTTTTTCCATAGAGTTACGAAGCTCTTCGTAGTCCTCGGTGTCTACTGGATAGATACCGGCAAAAACCATTGGTTTTACATCTTCAAAACCTTCAATAGCATTTTGCGTTGGGTTCTTGGCATCTGTAATTGTATCTCCCACTTTTACTTCGCGGGCATCTTTTATTCCAGTGATTAGGTAGCCTACATCACCAGTTTTTACTTCTTGCTTTGGGGCTTGTGTAAGTTTTAACGTACCTACCTCGTCTGCGCCGTATGTGTTTCCTGTTGCGACAAACTTAATTTGCTGGTTTTTCTTGATACTTCCATTAATA
The genomic region above belongs to Dokdonia sp. Dokd-P16 and contains:
- the lepA gene encoding translation elongation factor 4, with translation MKNIRNFCIIAHIDHGKSTLADRLLDETATVTKRESQAQLLDSMDLERERGITIKSHAIQMEYVYEGENYILNLIDTPGHVDFSYEVSRSIAACEGALLVVDAAQSIQAQTISNLYLALENDLEIIPVLNKIDLPSANPEEVTDDIVDLLGCEPEDIIPASAKTGIGIKEILAAVINRIPAPKGNPDEPLQALIFDSVYNPFRGVETYFRVINGSIKKNQQIKFVATGNTYGADEVGTLKLTQAPKQEVKTGDVGYLITGIKDAREVKVGDTITDAKNPTQNAIEGFEDVKPMVFAGIYPVDTEDYEELRNSMEKLQLNDASLVFEPESSAALGFGFRCGFLGMLHLEIIQERLEREFDMTVITTVPNVSYHAFTHKNPEEIILVNNPSDLPEPSSLNRVEEPFIKATIITKSDFVGPVMSLCIEKRGQIVSQTYLTTERVELNFDMPLAEIVFDFYDRLKTVSKGYASFDYSPIGLRASKLVKVDVLLNGQAVDALSALLHQDNAYDIGKRMCEKLRELIPRQQFDIPIQAAIGAKIISRETVKALRKDVTAKCYGGDISRKRKLLEKQKKGKKRMRAVGNVEIPQEAFMAVLKLND
- a CDS encoding copper homeostasis protein CutC, translated to MKLEICANSFESALDAQDAGAHRIELCQELSLGGITPSHGLIEKVMQELEIPVFVLIRPRSGDFMYSEAEFDVMLRDIAFAKAQGAQGIVSGILNIDFTIDADRTKQLIVECGELPFTFHRAFDWTPDVLAALELLIDMGAQRILTSGMNVNVNEGYETLVQLLAAARNRIGILPGGGISVDNIMKFKNAGFSEVHGSLSSSAFGYNHAIKMHSLAGHENNLLQTSDVFKIKALLNML